The Hyphomicrobium sp. MC1 genome window below encodes:
- the nusA gene encoding transcription termination factor NusA, whose protein sequence is MAMAGISANRLELLQIADAVAREKTIDKKIVIEAMEDAIQKAAKSRYGAENDIRCEIDPKTGEAKLTRVLAVVDEVENDATQITVEDAKKRNPDAKAGDMIAETLPPLEFGRVAAQNAKQVIVQKVREAERDRQFSEFKDRTGDVINGTVKRVEYGNVIVDLGRAEGIIRRDEMIPRENVRLGDRIRAYIYEVRREQRGPQIFLTRARPEFMSMLFRAEVPEIYDGVVEIKSVARDPGSRAKIAVISKDSSIDPVGACVGMRGARVQAVVNELQGEKVDIIQWNPDAASFIVNALAPAEVTKVVLDEDSNRIEVVVPEAQLSLAIGRRGQNVRLASQLTGWDIDILTEQEESERRQKEFAERTQLLMDSLDVDEVIAQLLVTEGFATIEEVAYVDIAEIAHIEGFDENTAEQIQSRAREYLEQQEAERDAKRRELGVADDMAEIPGITTAMMVALGENGVKTVEDFADCATDELIGWTERKKEKDTEPVRHKGYLDGFELSRTDVENMIMAARVHAGWIKAEDLEQPAEGETEPDAADASGVSAEG, encoded by the coding sequence ATGGCCATGGCAGGCATCAGTGCCAACCGCCTTGAGCTTCTGCAAATTGCAGACGCCGTCGCCCGCGAAAAAACGATCGACAAGAAGATCGTCATCGAGGCGATGGAAGACGCCATCCAGAAAGCCGCGAAGTCGCGTTATGGCGCGGAAAACGACATCCGCTGCGAAATCGATCCGAAGACCGGCGAAGCCAAGCTGACGCGCGTACTCGCCGTCGTCGATGAAGTCGAGAACGACGCCACACAGATTACCGTCGAAGACGCCAAGAAGCGCAACCCCGATGCCAAAGCCGGCGACATGATCGCCGAAACGCTGCCGCCTCTCGAATTCGGCCGCGTTGCCGCTCAGAACGCCAAGCAGGTTATTGTCCAGAAGGTGCGTGAAGCCGAGCGCGACCGCCAGTTCTCCGAATTCAAGGACCGCACCGGCGACGTCATCAACGGCACCGTGAAGCGCGTCGAATACGGCAACGTCATCGTCGATCTGGGCCGCGCCGAGGGCATCATCCGCCGCGATGAGATGATCCCGCGCGAAAACGTCCGCCTCGGCGATCGCATCCGCGCCTACATCTATGAAGTCCGCCGCGAACAGCGCGGACCGCAGATTTTCTTAACGCGCGCCCGCCCCGAATTCATGTCGATGCTGTTCCGCGCCGAAGTGCCGGAAATCTACGATGGCGTGGTCGAGATCAAATCGGTTGCCCGCGATCCTGGCTCCAGAGCGAAAATCGCCGTCATCTCGAAGGATTCCTCGATTGATCCGGTCGGCGCCTGCGTCGGTATGCGCGGCGCTCGCGTCCAGGCTGTCGTCAACGAATTGCAGGGCGAGAAGGTCGACATCATCCAGTGGAACCCGGATGCTGCGAGCTTCATCGTCAACGCGCTTGCACCGGCCGAAGTCACCAAGGTCGTGCTCGACGAAGATTCAAACCGCATTGAAGTCGTCGTTCCCGAAGCCCAGCTTTCGCTCGCGATCGGCCGTCGCGGCCAGAACGTGCGGCTGGCCTCGCAGCTCACCGGCTGGGACATCGACATCCTGACCGAGCAGGAAGAAAGCGAACGCCGCCAGAAGGAATTCGCCGAGCGCACGCAGCTTCTCATGGATTCGCTCGACGTCGACGAGGTCATCGCACAGCTTCTCGTCACCGAAGGCTTCGCGACGATCGAAGAAGTCGCCTACGTCGACATCGCGGAAATCGCGCACATCGAAGGCTTCGACGAGAACACCGCCGAGCAGATCCAGAGCCGCGCCCGCGAATACCTCGAACAGCAGGAAGCCGAACGCGATGCCAAGCGCCGCGAGTTGGGCGTTGCCGACGACATGGCCGAAATCCCCGGCATCACGACCGCGATGATGGTCGCGCTCGGCGAGAACGGCGTCAAAACCGTCGAAGACTTCGCCGATTGCGCGACCGACGAACTGATCGGCTGGACCGAGCGTAAGAAGGAAAAAGACACCGAGCCAGTTCGCCACAAGGGTTATCTCGACGGCTTCGAGCTGTCGCGGACCGACGTTGAAAACATGATCATGGCGGCGCGCGTGCACGCCGGCTGGATCAAGGCCGAAGATCTCGAACAGCCCGCCGAGGGCGAAACCGAACCCGACGCTGCTGATGCCTCCGGCGTCAGCGCCGAAGGCTAA
- the rimP gene encoding ribosome maturation factor RimP yields the protein MQDTVANDQDQASPAENADTTRFLRETGIAAEIAAIVEPVLADLGFRLVRVKIQGDGRDRIVQLMAERPDGSITVDDCEAISKGVSPVLDVADPISGAYRLEVSSPGIDRPLVRPSDFEDWSGHEAKIELKEAVDGRKRFKGILEGFEDGEVRIKADTGEQGIQHLGLPVHLISDAKLVLTDELIREALQRAKERHSTRPGDGAELDEDDLED from the coding sequence TTGCAAGACACGGTTGCCAACGATCAGGATCAGGCTTCGCCTGCAGAAAACGCCGATACGACGCGTTTTTTGCGCGAGACCGGCATTGCGGCTGAAATTGCTGCCATTGTCGAGCCGGTGCTTGCCGATCTCGGCTTCCGCTTGGTGCGCGTGAAAATTCAGGGCGACGGCCGCGACCGCATCGTGCAGTTGATGGCGGAACGGCCAGACGGCTCGATCACGGTCGATGATTGCGAGGCGATCTCCAAGGGCGTTTCTCCGGTCCTCGACGTCGCCGACCCAATCTCCGGCGCCTATCGGCTCGAAGTCTCCTCGCCTGGCATCGACCGTCCGCTGGTCCGCCCGAGCGATTTCGAAGACTGGTCCGGCCACGAAGCCAAGATCGAGCTGAAAGAAGCCGTTGACGGCCGCAAGCGTTTCAAGGGCATCCTTGAAGGCTTCGAAGACGGTGAGGTCCGCATCAAAGCCGATACCGGCGAGCAGGGCATTCAGCACTTAGGGCTGCCCGTTCATCTCATTTCGGATGCCAAGCTCGTTTTAACCGACGAATTGATCCGCGAAGCGCTGCAACGCGCCAAAGAGCGCCATTCAACCCGGCCCGGCGACGGCGCCGAACTCGACGAAGACGATCTGGAGGATTGA
- a CDS encoding tRNA (guanosine(46)-N(7))-methyltransferase TrmB, translating into MSDSEHELRSFGRRRGRKPSARQSALLLHDLPRLSFDPAAPPEGFEQTWLEIGFGGGEHLLWQARHNPGVALIGCEPFEDGMIKVLTAVTEENLKNIRLHMDDVRDILRAAQSNSIDRAFILFPDPWPKRKHRKRRLVNTSLLALLANVMRPGAELRIGTDIGDYARTMLEAFAHEPRFLWQATSPEDWRIRPADWPETRYEAKAVREGRKRYYFRFLRA; encoded by the coding sequence ATGTCTGACAGCGAACACGAGCTAAGATCGTTTGGACGGCGCCGCGGCCGCAAACCGAGCGCGCGTCAATCGGCACTGCTTCTCCATGATCTTCCGCGCCTCTCGTTCGATCCTGCCGCCCCGCCCGAAGGCTTTGAGCAGACATGGCTCGAAATCGGCTTCGGCGGCGGTGAGCACTTGCTCTGGCAGGCGCGGCACAATCCGGGTGTTGCGCTGATCGGCTGCGAGCCGTTCGAAGACGGCATGATCAAGGTCCTGACGGCCGTCACCGAAGAGAATTTGAAAAATATTCGCCTGCACATGGACGACGTGCGCGACATCCTGCGCGCCGCTCAGTCAAACAGCATAGATCGCGCCTTTATCCTGTTTCCGGACCCCTGGCCGAAACGAAAGCACCGAAAGCGCCGCTTGGTTAATACTTCGTTACTGGCGCTGCTCGCGAACGTGATGCGCCCCGGCGCGGAGCTGCGTATCGGCACCGATATCGGCGACTATGCCCGCACGATGCTTGAAGCTTTCGCCCACGAACCGCGCTTTCTCTGGCAGGCCACGAGCCCCGAAGACTGGCGCATTCGCCCCGCCGATTGGCCCGAGACGCGTTACGAAGCAAAGGCCGTTCGAGAAGGCCGCAAACGCTATTATTTCCGATTTCTGCGGGCCTGA
- the metK gene encoding methionine adenosyltransferase — protein sequence MARKSFLFTSESVSEGHPDKVCDRISDEVVDAFYREGAKEGLDPWTIRAACETLATTNRVVIAGESRGPKGITVAAIEDLTRNAIKDIGYEQDGFHWANCNIEVLLHSQSADIAAGVDAQQPTNQEEGAGDQGIMFGYACNETPELMPAPIYYAHKILFDLAAARKGKVGDAAKLGPDAKSQVTVRYENGKPVGVTQIVVSHQHIVEDLSSRQVREIIEPYVRKALPEGWIGKDCIWHINPTGKFFIGGPDGDTGLTGRKIIVDTYGGAAPHGGGAFSGKDPTKVDRSAAYAARYLAKNVVASGIADRCTIQLSYAIGVAKPLSIYVDTYGTGKVDEAVIEKALGEVMDLTPRGIRNQLDLNRPIYARTAAYGHFGRHAEADGGFSWERTDLADKIAKAVG from the coding sequence GTGGCGCGCAAGTCCTTCCTTTTCACAAGCGAATCCGTCTCCGAAGGCCATCCCGATAAAGTCTGCGATCGTATTTCCGATGAGGTCGTCGATGCGTTCTATCGCGAAGGCGCGAAGGAAGGGCTCGATCCCTGGACGATCCGCGCCGCCTGCGAAACACTCGCCACGACCAACCGCGTCGTGATCGCCGGTGAATCGCGCGGCCCCAAGGGCATCACTGTCGCAGCCATCGAAGACCTGACCCGCAACGCTATCAAGGATATCGGCTACGAGCAGGACGGCTTCCACTGGGCCAACTGTAACATCGAAGTTCTGCTGCACTCGCAGTCGGCCGATATCGCAGCCGGCGTCGATGCTCAGCAGCCGACGAACCAGGAAGAAGGTGCGGGCGACCAGGGCATCATGTTCGGTTATGCCTGTAACGAGACGCCGGAACTGATGCCGGCGCCGATCTACTACGCGCACAAGATCCTGTTCGATCTTGCGGCCGCACGTAAAGGCAAGGTCGGCGACGCCGCAAAGCTCGGCCCCGACGCCAAGAGCCAGGTCACCGTCCGCTACGAAAACGGTAAGCCGGTCGGCGTGACGCAGATCGTCGTCTCACACCAGCACATCGTCGAAGACCTGAGCTCGCGCCAGGTTCGCGAGATCATCGAGCCCTACGTCCGCAAGGCACTTCCTGAGGGCTGGATCGGCAAAGACTGCATCTGGCACATCAACCCGACGGGTAAGTTCTTCATCGGCGGCCCCGATGGCGACACCGGTCTCACCGGCCGCAAGATCATCGTCGACACCTACGGCGGCGCGGCTCCCCACGGCGGCGGCGCGTTCTCCGGCAAGGACCCGACCAAGGTTGACCGCTCGGCAGCTTACGCAGCCCGCTATCTCGCCAAAAACGTTGTGGCGTCCGGCATTGCCGATCGCTGCACGATCCAGCTCTCTTACGCCATTGGCGTCGCCAAGCCCTTGTCGATCTACGTCGACACCTACGGCACCGGCAAAGTCGATGAAGCCGTCATCGAGAAGGCTCTCGGCGAGGTCATGGATCTGACGCCGCGCGGCATTCGCAACCAGCTCGACCTCAACAGGCCGATCTACGCGCGCACCGCGGCTTACGGTCATTTCGGCCGCCACGCCGAAGCTGACGGCGGCTTCTCGTGGGAGCGCACCGACCTCGCCGATAAGATCGCGAAGGCCGTCGGCTAA
- a CDS encoding helix-turn-helix domain-containing protein, with translation MVDQISIEDDSSEEAPKGSRRANPMDVHVGSRVRLRRMLLGMSQEKLGEHLGLTFQQVQKYEKGVNRIGASRLFDLAKVLGVPVQFFYDEAPSGAQSAGAATPGFAEQPDESYVVDFLGTREGLELNKAFARVTDPKVRRSIVELVRALAGEES, from the coding sequence ATGGTGGATCAAATCTCTATCGAAGACGATTCGAGCGAAGAGGCCCCGAAGGGATCTCGCCGCGCTAACCCCATGGATGTCCATGTTGGATCACGCGTCAGGTTACGGCGCATGCTTCTCGGCATGAGCCAGGAAAAGCTTGGCGAGCATCTGGGACTGACGTTCCAGCAGGTCCAGAAATACGAAAAAGGCGTCAATCGTATCGGCGCCAGCCGCCTCTTCGACCTCGCCAAGGTCTTGGGCGTCCCGGTTCAATTCTTCTACGACGAAGCCCCTTCCGGCGCCCAAAGCGCCGGCGCTGCGACGCCGGGCTTCGCCGAACAACCCGACGAAAGCTATGTCGTCGATTTTCTCGGCACCCGCGAAGGCCTCGAGTTGAACAAGGCTTTTGCCCGTGTCACCGATCCGAAAGTTCGCCGTTCGATTGTCGAACTCGTTCGCGCGCTTGCTGGCGAGGAAAGCTGA
- the lnt gene encoding apolipoprotein N-acyltransferase has protein sequence MDAVPAIAPEQPPLIARMREKIMALRGWRRALLAIAAGGLSALAFAPMFVTPILFLTLPVFIWLIDGSSNWRRAFSAGWLFGFGYFFCNLFWIGEAFLVEADKFAWLLPFAITLLPAGLALFWGIGGAAARLFWSDGLSRVFVFAIALSIVEWLRGHILTGFPWDLPGYALTYPLPLMQSAALFGAYGLTAIALFVFPAPLVALSDKRKHSTLRTVSTALLLAIAPIGLLWAYGVWRLQSPQEFVPNVKMRIVQPSVPQREKWMAEYQRRIFDDHVALSLTDPSGKMDSLQGITHVIWPEAAMPFFPLEAPVALDILANILPPGTTLITGALRHDPTLPPGSQITRETRTLNSILVLNEKAQPIATYDKTHLVPFGEYLPYEKTLSAIGIEKLTQGRGSFATGPEPRPLMHIPGLPPVLGLVCYEALFPGNVVQGHEHPGVMINVTNDGWFGETTGPYQHFHQARVRAVEEGAPLVRAANNGISGVVDPFGRVLVSLGLDVRGQIDSTLPKAVPLPPYARLGDWLLAAILALFAVLAAGLRKKGR, from the coding sequence ATGGACGCTGTCCCAGCCATCGCGCCGGAACAACCGCCGCTGATCGCGCGTATGCGCGAGAAAATCATGGCGCTCCGCGGCTGGCGGCGCGCGCTACTTGCAATAGCGGCAGGCGGCCTTTCGGCCTTGGCGTTCGCGCCGATGTTCGTGACGCCGATTCTATTTCTGACGCTTCCCGTCTTCATCTGGCTGATCGACGGCAGCTCGAATTGGCGACGTGCCTTTAGCGCCGGCTGGCTGTTCGGCTTCGGATATTTCTTCTGCAATCTCTTTTGGATTGGAGAAGCGTTCCTCGTCGAAGCCGATAAGTTTGCGTGGCTTTTGCCCTTCGCGATTACACTCCTCCCGGCCGGACTTGCGCTGTTCTGGGGCATCGGCGGTGCAGCGGCGCGACTGTTTTGGAGCGACGGCCTTTCGCGTGTTTTCGTCTTTGCCATCGCACTCTCGATCGTCGAATGGCTGCGCGGACATATTCTGACGGGCTTCCCCTGGGACCTGCCGGGCTATGCGCTGACCTATCCGTTGCCACTGATGCAGAGCGCGGCACTGTTTGGCGCCTATGGATTGACGGCGATTGCGCTGTTTGTCTTTCCCGCTCCGCTCGTCGCCCTGAGCGACAAGCGCAAACACTCGACCCTGCGTACCGTCTCGACCGCGTTGCTTCTCGCCATCGCGCCGATCGGCCTGCTGTGGGCTTACGGTGTCTGGCGTCTGCAATCGCCGCAAGAGTTCGTGCCGAATGTAAAAATGCGCATCGTGCAGCCGAGCGTTCCCCAGCGCGAAAAATGGATGGCGGAGTACCAGCGCCGCATTTTCGATGATCACGTCGCGCTGTCGCTGACGGACCCATCCGGCAAAATGGATTCGCTTCAGGGCATCACGCACGTCATTTGGCCCGAAGCGGCGATGCCCTTCTTCCCGCTTGAAGCCCCTGTCGCGCTCGACATTCTGGCGAATATCCTGCCGCCCGGCACGACGCTGATCACCGGTGCGCTCCGTCACGATCCGACGCTGCCGCCCGGTTCGCAGATCACGCGCGAGACCCGCACGCTCAACAGCATTCTGGTGCTGAACGAGAAGGCCCAGCCGATTGCGACCTACGACAAAACCCATCTGGTGCCGTTCGGCGAGTACCTGCCCTATGAGAAAACGCTCTCCGCCATCGGCATCGAAAAACTGACGCAGGGCCGCGGCTCCTTCGCCACCGGCCCCGAGCCGCGACCGCTGATGCACATTCCCGGCCTGCCCCCGGTTCTAGGCCTCGTTTGCTATGAAGCGCTCTTTCCCGGGAATGTCGTTCAGGGCCACGAGCATCCCGGCGTCATGATCAATGTGACCAACGACGGCTGGTTCGGCGAGACGACGGGACCGTATCAGCATTTCCATCAGGCCCGCGTCCGAGCCGTCGAAGAAGGCGCTCCGCTCGTTAGGGCCGCCAATAATGGGATATCGGGCGTCGTCGATCCCTTCGGCCGTGTCCTGGTGTCCCTTGGCCTCGATGTCCGTGGCCAGATCGACAGCACCCTGCCGAAAGCCGTGCCGCTACCCCCCTATGCGCGCCTCGGTGACTGGCTCCTTGCCGCTATTCTCGCGCTTTTTGCCGTCTTGGCTGCCGGGCTCAGGAAAAAAGGCCGTTAA
- a CDS encoding hemolysin family protein, which produces MTMTDNTQDKPLSDSLADEARAFGSLGWLHLLRSKLGLVVPQNVRDALEGALKTGGTDNFTEAERKMLERLLQFGSSRVASLMVPRADITALDENEPISELLQTFNEAGVSRIPLFRETLDDPRGMIHIKDVLRWLMAEATGQSSKNGKVDPDAPVPMNLFDLRAIDLNKPITTVKIRRQILYVPPSMPAVDLLIRMQSTRIHMALVVDEYGGTDGLVTIEDLVEQVVGNIEDEHDDDDETNIVVDPKLGIVAVARTPIEELEKHLGVKLVPDDEETDVDTIGGLIFSMLGRVPARGELIRHPTGVEFEVLDADPRRVKKLKIHPPRPPLTNTKSLPEAPKA; this is translated from the coding sequence ATGACCATGACTGACAACACACAAGATAAGCCTCTGTCCGACAGTTTAGCCGACGAGGCTCGGGCATTCGGTTCCCTGGGCTGGCTTCACCTGCTGCGGTCGAAGCTGGGCTTGGTGGTCCCGCAGAACGTTCGCGACGCGCTCGAAGGCGCGTTGAAGACCGGCGGCACCGACAATTTCACGGAAGCCGAGCGCAAGATGCTGGAGCGGCTGCTCCAGTTCGGCTCAAGCCGTGTTGCTTCGCTGATGGTCCCGCGCGCCGACATCACGGCGCTCGATGAGAACGAGCCGATCTCGGAGCTGCTGCAGACCTTCAACGAGGCAGGTGTCTCGCGCATCCCGCTGTTCCGCGAGACGCTCGACGATCCGCGCGGCATGATCCACATCAAAGATGTGCTGCGCTGGCTGATGGCCGAAGCGACCGGCCAGTCGTCGAAAAACGGCAAAGTCGATCCCGACGCTCCGGTGCCGATGAACCTGTTCGACCTGCGCGCCATCGACCTCAACAAGCCGATCACGACTGTGAAGATCCGCCGGCAGATCCTCTACGTTCCGCCGTCGATGCCGGCCGTCGATCTTCTCATCCGCATGCAATCGACGCGCATCCATATGGCTCTCGTCGTCGATGAATATGGCGGCACCGACGGCCTCGTCACCATCGAGGACTTGGTCGAGCAGGTCGTCGGCAATATCGAAGATGAACATGACGACGACGACGAAACCAACATCGTCGTCGATCCGAAACTCGGCATCGTCGCCGTCGCCCGCACGCCCATCGAAGAGCTTGAGAAGCATCTCGGCGTGAAGCTTGTGCCGGACGACGAAGAAACCGACGTCGATACGATTGGCGGCCTCATCTTCTCGATGCTCGGCCGCGTGCCGGCGCGCGGTGAGCTGATCCGCCACCCGACCGGCGTCGAGTTCGAAGTTCTAGACGCCGACCCGCGTCGCGTCAAAAAACTGAAAATCCATCCGCCGCGTCCGCCTCTGACCAACACCAAGTCGTTGCCCGAAGCGCCGAAGGCGTGA
- the ybeY gene encoding rRNA maturation RNase YbeY, giving the protein MPASPNAAKPVFEVEIVEDDGDWSQISDLDHLIETAAQAAVAAAEGQIPGFVSVALSSDAIVADLNGRFRGKPKPTNVLSFPAGDGAPDGQIGDIILGLETVEREAAEQGVPIAHHLQHLVVHGVLHLLGYDHETTADAERMEAIEINILSKLGIANPYTGELETGTSE; this is encoded by the coding sequence ATGCCTGCGTCACCAAATGCGGCTAAGCCTGTCTTCGAGGTTGAGATCGTCGAAGATGACGGGGACTGGTCGCAGATTTCTGATCTCGATCATTTGATCGAGACCGCTGCCCAGGCTGCCGTTGCGGCAGCCGAGGGACAAATACCGGGTTTCGTTTCCGTCGCCCTGTCTTCGGACGCGATCGTCGCCGACCTCAACGGCCGCTTTCGCGGCAAGCCTAAGCCCACGAATGTCTTATCTTTTCCGGCTGGGGACGGAGCCCCCGACGGTCAGATTGGCGACATAATCCTCGGGCTTGAAACGGTCGAGCGAGAAGCCGCCGAGCAAGGCGTCCCGATCGCGCATCATCTGCAGCATTTGGTCGTCCATGGCGTGCTGCATCTTTTAGGCTATGATCACGAAACCACGGCAGATGCGGAACGCATGGAAGCCATTGAAATAAATATACTTTCTAAATTAGGCATAGCAAATCCCTACACGGGCGAGCTGGAAACCGGTACAAGTGAGTGA
- a CDS encoding PhoH family protein: protein MAAFRGSSASASRRPSPAGKAELETARVVVPFEDNRLLTQLLGEYDSHLALIEDRLGIDAHAHGNVVILTGPAAACDIARNVLERLYARIRKGETVGAGDIDGLIRHARTEGSETDGQAQIATRRKVVKARTPTQSEYMRAIQKKDLVFGVGPAGTGKTYIAVAFAAHCLERGLVERIILSRPAVEAGERLGFLPGDMRDKVDPYLRPLYDALYDVLPPEKVERDIETGVIEVAPLAFMRGRTLSNAFVILDEAQNTTSMQMKMFLTRIGEGSKMIVTGDPSQVDLPFGTKSGLVEAVELLAGVDDISIINFMAGDIVRRDLVAKIVDAYEKPK from the coding sequence TTGGCAGCATTCCGCGGGTCCTCCGCGTCAGCCTCGAGACGGCCCAGCCCCGCCGGCAAGGCCGAACTTGAAACTGCTCGCGTCGTTGTACCCTTTGAAGACAACCGGCTGCTCACCCAGCTGCTTGGGGAATACGATAGCCACCTGGCCCTGATTGAAGATCGATTAGGCATTGATGCCCACGCTCACGGCAACGTCGTCATCCTGACTGGCCCGGCCGCCGCCTGTGATATCGCCCGAAACGTTCTGGAACGCCTTTACGCCCGCATCCGCAAAGGCGAGACGGTCGGCGCCGGCGATATTGACGGACTGATCCGCCACGCCCGGACCGAAGGCTCTGAAACCGACGGGCAGGCCCAGATCGCGACGCGCCGCAAGGTCGTTAAAGCCCGCACCCCGACGCAAAGCGAATACATGCGCGCGATCCAGAAGAAGGATCTCGTGTTCGGCGTCGGCCCCGCCGGTACCGGCAAAACCTATATCGCCGTAGCTTTCGCCGCCCATTGCCTTGAGCGCGGCCTCGTCGAACGCATCATCCTATCGCGGCCCGCCGTTGAAGCCGGCGAACGCTTAGGCTTCCTGCCCGGCGACATGCGCGACAAGGTCGACCCGTATCTTCGGCCGCTTTACGACGCCCTGTACGACGTCCTGCCGCCTGAAAAGGTCGAGCGCGATATCGAAACCGGCGTCATCGAAGTGGCGCCCCTCGCCTTCATGCGCGGCCGCACGCTGTCGAATGCCTTCGTCATCCTCGATGAAGCGCAGAACACGACCAGCATGCAGATGAAGATGTTCCTGACCCGTATCGGCGAGGGCTCGAAAATGATCGTGACGGGCGACCCGTCCCAGGTCGACCTGCCGTTCGGGACCAAGTCCGGCCTCGTCGAAGCTGTCGAGCTGCTCGCGGGAGTTGACGATATCTCGATCATCAACTTCATGGCCGGCGATATCGTCCGCCGCGACCTTGTCGCCAAGATCGTCGACGCCTACGAAAAGCCGAAGTGA
- the miaB gene encoding tRNA (N6-isopentenyl adenosine(37)-C2)-methylthiotransferase MiaB has product MQRPNTKSYYLKTFGCQMNVYDSERMTEALARDGYAATDDIAGADLVILNTCHIREKAAEKVYSDLGRIRDMKDARKRDGKETVIAVAGCVAQAEGREITTRQPAVDLVIGPQSYHRLPELIERTANTREHIVETEFPGDEKFERMKAPRRVSSPSAFLTVQEGCDKFCTFCVVPYTRGAEFSRSLVKLEAEARELIAAGAKELVLLGQNVNAYHGEGPDGRTIGLAELIRRLADIEGVERIRYTTSHPRDMDADLIAAHAEVPQLMPFLHLPVQSGSDRMLAAMNRKHRAEEYLDLIGRLRSARPDLALSSDFIVGFPGETDQDAEDTLSLIRAVGFAQAFSFKYSPRPGTPASTHEGQVPEEVKSERLQRLQALLDDQQADFNTQALGMTVPVLFERRGRQPGEFVGRTPYLQLVHVAAEGDLVGRTANVAVTDARRVSLSGVIAAA; this is encoded by the coding sequence GTGCAGCGCCCGAACACCAAAAGCTATTATTTGAAGACCTTCGGCTGTCAGATGAACGTCTACGACAGCGAGCGTATGACGGAAGCACTGGCGCGCGACGGCTATGCCGCGACGGACGACATCGCTGGCGCCGATCTCGTCATCCTCAATACCTGCCACATCCGTGAGAAAGCCGCTGAGAAAGTCTATTCCGATCTCGGCCGCATTCGCGACATGAAGGACGCGCGAAAGCGCGACGGCAAGGAAACCGTGATCGCCGTGGCAGGCTGCGTGGCACAAGCCGAAGGCCGCGAGATCACAACCCGTCAGCCTGCGGTCGATCTCGTCATCGGCCCGCAAAGCTATCATCGTTTGCCCGAACTGATCGAACGCACCGCGAATACCCGCGAGCACATCGTCGAAACAGAATTTCCCGGCGACGAAAAGTTCGAGCGCATGAAAGCGCCGCGCCGCGTGTCGTCGCCGTCCGCATTTCTGACCGTGCAGGAAGGCTGCGATAAGTTCTGCACCTTCTGCGTCGTGCCCTACACGCGCGGCGCTGAGTTTTCGCGCTCGCTCGTAAAGCTCGAAGCCGAAGCCCGCGAGCTGATCGCGGCAGGAGCCAAAGAGCTTGTGCTGCTTGGCCAGAACGTCAACGCCTATCACGGCGAAGGCCCTGACGGCCGCACGATCGGCCTCGCCGAATTGATCCGCAGGCTGGCGGATATCGAGGGCGTCGAGCGCATCCGCTACACGACGAGCCACCCGCGCGATATGGACGCCGACCTGATCGCCGCCCATGCCGAAGTTCCCCAGTTGATGCCGTTCCTGCACTTGCCGGTGCAGTCTGGCTCCGACCGTATGCTGGCTGCCATGAACCGCAAGCATCGCGCCGAGGAATATTTGGACCTCATCGGCCGCCTGCGCTCCGCCCGCCCCGACCTTGCCCTGTCGAGCGATTTCATCGTCGGCTTTCCCGGCGAAACCGACCAGGATGCCGAGGACACCCTTTCGCTCATCAGGGCAGTCGGTTTTGCTCAGGCCTTTTCTTTCAAATACAGCCCCCGCCCCGGAACCCCGGCTTCAACCCACGAGGGTCAGGTCCCCGAAGAGGTCAAATCCGAACGTCTCCAGCGCCTTCAGGCGCTGCTAGACGACCAGCAGGCAGACTTTAACACCCAGGCCCTCGGCATGACCGTTCCGGTGCTGTTTGAACGCCGCGGCCGCCAGCCGGGTGAATTTGTCGGCCGGACACCCTATCTACAGCTCGTTCACGTGGCCGCCGAGGGCGACCTCGTAGGGCGCACAGCAAACGTGGCCGTGACCGATGCCCGCCGCGTCAGCCTGTCGGGTGTCATCGCGGCAGCATAA